One Dromiciops gliroides isolate mDroGli1 chromosome 3, mDroGli1.pri, whole genome shotgun sequence DNA segment encodes these proteins:
- the LOC122746027 gene encoding olfactory receptor 6T1-like, with the protein MYSENWTQVTEFVLIGFPGSWSLQIILFLGLLVTYIVTILGNLLIIVLSWSDHRLQTQMYFFLRNLSLLELGWVSVVVPKMLVSILTRDYSISFVGCIMQSYLYFLLATADYFLLAVMSLDRYLAICRPLHYETLMNGPICIRLVMASWIAGFLWVLCPTILMASLPFCGPNIIDHFFCDSWPLMQLSCGDTQLLKLVAFILSTAALLGSLGLTSVSYVCIFATVFRAPTAKERRKAFSTCASHLVVVVIAYGGSIFLYIRTSESQSMSLKKGASALVCIVTPLLNPFIFSLRNDKVKQALGDALRWHRNISSRKL; encoded by the coding sequence ATGTATTCAGAGAACTGGACACAGGTAACAGAATTTGTGCTGATAGGTTTTCCTGGAAGCTGGAGCCTGCAGATCATACTATTCTTGGGGCTTCTGGTGACATATATAGTGACAATCCTGGGTAACTTGCTCATCATTGTGCTTAGCTGGTCTGACCACCGCCTGCAAACCCAGATGTATTTCTTCCTGAGAAATCTGTCCCTCCTAGAGCTGGGGTGGGTCTCTGTTGTGGTCCCCAAGATGTTGGTTAGTATCCTTACCAGGGACTACTCTATCTCCTTTGTTGGCTGCATCATGCAGTCCTACCTCTATTTCCTCCTGGCCACTGCTGACTATTTCCTCTTAGCTGTCATGTCCTTGGACCGCTACCTGGCCATCTGCCGTCCATTACACTATGAGACTCTGATGAATGGTCCCATCTGTATCAGACTAGTAATGGCTTCCTGGATTGCTGGCTTCCTTTGGGTACTCTGTCCTACCATCCTCATGGCTAGCTTACCTTTCTGTGGCCCCAATATCATTGACCACTTCTTTTGTGATAGCTGGCCATTGATGCAACTGTCTTGTGGGGATACTCAACTTCTAAAGTTAGTAGCCTTTATACTTTCCACAGCTGCTCTTCTGGGCTCTCTGGGACTGACTTCTGTCTCCTATGTCTGCATCTTTGCTACTGTATTCCGAGCTCCAACagccaaagaaagaaggaaagcattttctaCCTGTGCTTCACACCTTGTCGTGGTTGTCATTGCCTATGGAGGCTCCATCTTCCTCTATATTCGCACATCAGAGAGCCAGTCTATGTCACTTAAGAAAGGAGCCTCAGCCTTAGTATGCATCGTCACCCCACTTCTGAATCCATTCATCTTTAGCCTCCGTAATGATAAGGTGAAGCAGGCCCTAGGGGATGCCCTGAGATGGCACAGGAACATAAGCTCCAGAAAGTTATGA